One window of the Cherax quadricarinatus isolate ZL_2023a chromosome 50, ASM3850222v1, whole genome shotgun sequence genome contains the following:
- the LOC128695308 gene encoding uncharacterized protein: MVSLWQRAAVLLAVVSAVSEGSKEVGGAVQQVDMDMGGIVDKVGVDVGLMVGQIVKNHLSGCHLVLITATPHSFITSIILRRLSEGVEAGVVVDTMLLSQEQLVQDHLLQVLWGDAKTTCRGLILDLSDSNSTGIILRLLETYGLWQLPETRVVLVGGRTRVRDVLLHHSFRNTLHALYLALNDNFLHALYLATNDLNKLFETLRYGNSRLKKVDVMHEEDSSWLVYRRCLYCYNGEPDVQLVHQKSLTFPGQANNVLFQDQLQDFSGHKFRVGTVAYFPYIDYKMDSNEPGSRVTLKDSLDTRLLSTFSTKLNFTYDIREDPERSWGVWNNGVFNGMIGHLQREEIDFCTESAPTPERLMTVEYARGYPSDLMVVASLKPTLLPQYLSFVRPFTGELWVALLVSVVVWSVIMWLLLRAWQWVVSGREVKFKTVIMFGWGVLLGQPPPDPSTNVSGQVLVGWWLLFSLVVTTGYSSSLVAHLTVQGTSPPLETLQDILKQHNWKWGTESSLYKGAVIEYFSKHTDPVVKEINQKMEASPNNSIPDLCYN; the protein is encoded by the exons atgGTGTCACTCTGGCAGCGTGCAGCTGTGTTGCTGGCAGTAGTGAGTGCTGTGTCTGAAGGAAGTAAGGAAGTGGGTGGAGCAGTGCAGCAGGTGGATATGGACATGGGCGGAATTGTGGATAaggtgggtgtggatgtgggCTTGATGGTGGGTCAGATTGTGAAGAATCATCTCAGTGGCTGTCACCTGGTGCTCATCACCGCTACACCTCACTCATTCATTACCTCAATCATCCTAAG ACGCCTAAGTGAGGGTGTGGAAGCTGGCGTAGTGGTAGACACAATGTTGCTCTCCCAGGAGCAGTTGGTCCAGGACCACCTCCTTCAAGTACTGTGGGGTGACGCCAAAACCACCTGCCGGGGACTTATCCTCGACCTGTCTGACTCCAACAGTACAGGAATCATCCTGAG GTTACTAGAAACGTATGGTTTGTGGCAGCTGCCGGAGACCCGGGTGGTGCTAGTGGGAGGGAGGACAAGGGTGAGGGACGTGCTTCTCCATCACAGTTTTCGCAACACACTCCACGCCCTCTATCTGGCCCTCAACGACAACTTTCTCCACGCCCTCTATCTGGCTACCAACGATCTCAACAAACTCTTTGAGACGCTGCGTTATGGTAACTCTCGTCTGAAGAAGGTAGACGTCATGCATGAAG AGGACAGCAGCTGGCTGGTCTACCGACGCTGTCTGTACTGCTACAACGGAGAACCTGACGTCCAACTTGTGCATCAAAAAAGCCTCACTTTCCCCGGTCAGGCAAACAACGTTCTCTTTCAAG ATCAGCTTCAAGACTTCAGTGGACACAAGTTCCGGGTGGGGACTGTGGCTTACTTCCCTTACATTGACTACAAGATGGACAGCAATGAACCGGGTAGCAGAGTCACACTAAAGGACTCACTAGATACAAGACTCCTCTCCACTTTCTCCACTAAATTAAACTTCAC TTACGATATTCGTGAGGACCCAGAGCGCTCCTGGGGAGTGTGGAACAACGGCGTCTTCAACGGGATGATTGGTCACCTTCAGCGTGAGGAAATAGATTTCTGTACGGAGTCAGCACCTACACCAGAGCGGCTCATGACTGTGGAGTATGCTAGAGGATATCCTTCAGACCTCATGGTTGTGGCATCACTAAAGCCTACACTTCTGCCTCAGTACCTCTCGTTCGTGAGGCCTTTTACAG GTGAGCTGTGGGTGGCACTTCTGGTAAGCGTAGTGGTGTGGAGCGTCATCATGTGGCTGTTGCTGAGAGCATGGCAGTGGGTGGTATCAGGACGTGAGGTCAAGTTTAAAACTGTTATTATGTTTGGTTGGGGAGTGCTGCTAGGGCAACCACCGCCTGATCCTTCCACTAATGTCTCCGGTCAA GTACTGGTTGGATGGTGGCTGCTGTTCAGTCTGGTCGTCACTACTGGGTACAGTTCCTCTCTGGTCGCTCACCTTACGGTCCAGGGAACTTCCCCGCCTCTGGAGACCCTTCAAGACATCCTTAAACAACACAACTGGAAGTGGGGCACAGAGAGCAGCCTATACAAGGGAGCAGTTATCGAGTATTTCTCAAAGCACACCGACCCAGTGGTCAAGGAAATAAACCAGAAAATGGAGGCCAGTCCGAACAATTCTATACCGGATCTATGTTACAATTaa
- the LOC128695286 gene encoding glutamate receptor ionotropic, delta-1-like has translation MWVYRRCLYCNNGEADVQLVIYQGHTSLFPQMDIFNAKDELSSLMGHKVRIVAVPYFPYMDYETTTQEPGGIIIPRDSVDTRLIYTFASAINFTFEIREEPERSWGLQENGVFTGMMGQLQREETDFCTIAGPSPERLKVVEYLRGYPSDLMTLTSLKPSLLPQHLSLIRPFQGELWLAMLVSVMVWSVILWLLQKTWKRSGDGQEVSLATTLLYGLALLLGKPPATTLFFNNSGRLLVGWWLVFCLIITTGYSSSLIAHMTVQGKTRPIETMEDLVKQHNWKWATEPWLLKGVPFDYFSKHTDPVVKKIFKNMEVEVADSALQKVLAGSYTLIDFENYVTIIVASRYTDTRGNTPFFVSKKTFSIMAAFGWGFRKGAPFYPRFHQLVSRLEDAGIVSYWIKDVIERRVRENRKTAALNSQSALITTPSGDQSNIALGIRHMQGAFYVVFLGSSVAFLTLLGENLACWRRTSPAGVKNSSPGVEPNPVSPIAASPDHETKNIVK, from the exons ATGTGGGTGTACCGGCGGTGTCTGTACTGCAACAATGGAGAGGCTGACGTTCAACTTGTAATCTATCAGGGCCACACATCACTCTTCCCACAAATGGATATCTTTAATGCTAAAG ATGAGCTGAGTTCTTTGATGGGTCACAAAGTTCGTATTGTAGCAGTACCTTACTTCCCGTACATGGATTACGAGACGACCACTCAGGAGCCAGGGGGCATAATCATTCCCAGGGACTCTGTTGACACCAGGCTTATTTACACCTTTGCATCTGCAATTAATTTTAC CTTTGAAATTCGCGAGGAGCCTGAACGATCGTGGGGGCTGCAGGAGAACGGCGTCTTCACGGGGATGATGGGTCAGCTCCAGCGGGAAGAGACAGACTTCTGTACCATAGCTGGTCCCTCACCGGAGCGTCTGAAGGTCGTGGAGTACCTCAGGGGGTATCCTTCTGATCTGATGACACTGACGTCTCTTAAACCATCTCTCCTGCCACAACACCTGTCGTTAATAAGACCTTTTCAAG GAGAGCTGTGGCTGGCGATGCTAGTGAGTGTAATGGTGTGGAGCGTGATCCTGTGGCTGCTGCAAAAAACGTGGAAGAGGTCAGGCGATGGGCAGGAGGTCAGCCTCGCTACCACCCTCTTGTATGGCTTGGCATTACTCCTGGGAAAGCCACCAGCAACAACTCTCTTCTTCAATAATTCAGGAAGA CTGTTAGTCGGGTGGTGGCTAGTGTTCTGCCTGATCATCACTACGGGATATAGTTCATCACTGATCGCCCATATGACTGTACAAGGAAAGACCAGACCCATAGAGACCATGGAGGACCTGGTGAAGCAGCACAACTGGAAGTGGGCTACTGAACCATGGCTGCTTAAAGGGGTACCTTTTGATTATTTTTCCAAGCATACTGACCCTGttgtgaaaaaaatatttaaaaatatggaG GTAGAAGTGGCAGACAGTGCGCTGCAGAAGGTCCTAGCAGGCAGCTACACCTTAATTGATTTTGAGAACTACGTGACTATCATCGTGGCTTCCCGATACACTGACACCCGTGGCAACACTCCTTTCTTCGTCAGCAAGAAAACATTCTCTATAATGGCTGCCTTCGGCTGGGGCTTCAG GAAAGGCGCACCATTCTATCCTCGATTTCACCAGCTGGTATCCCGTCTTGAAGACGCTGGAATCGTAAGTTACTGGATTAAAGACGTGATAGAGAGACGAGTAAGGGAGAACAGGAAGACTGCAGCACTGAACTCGCAGTCTGCTCTAATAACTACACCATCG GGCGACCAGAGCAATATTGCACTCGGTATACGTCATATGCAGGGAGCGTTCTACGTGGTGTTCCTTGGCTCCAGCGTTGCTTTCCTCACTCTGCTGGGGGAGAACCTTGCTTGCTGGAGGAGAACCTCACCTGCTGGGGTAAAAAACTCGTCTCCTGGGGTTGAACCTAATCCAGTATCCCCCATTGCAGCATCACCTGACCATGAGACTAAAAATATAGTCAAATGA